One part of the Halobacteria archaeon AArc-dxtr1 genome encodes these proteins:
- a CDS encoding carbohydrate ABC transporter permease encodes MSNDDSPDSTDTDAESSLPADAEAETDSNARTDGAGTDRYLRMEDVPETAPDPNLTWQQRLADAVPTRRRTLKYAVAITVAVLWIVPFLGLFMASIRPLPEIIGGWWHLEGMTITFENYVQAWNYSTAPLSQALLNTFLVTIPAVLVVMLLGVMAAYPFARFEFPLKTTLFFLILLVMAAPPELVAMGNYNALREMGLFDTYMGLILIHIGWGLGWVVLFLRNYLLGIPKELEEAARIDGASRYQIFRTIILPLSTPALVSVAVIQFTWVWNAFFFPLVFMRSPELYLAPQVLPLMRGRIQVEWGMIAAGSILTMAVPVLLFLILERYYKRGMVAAVAD; translated from the coding sequence ATGAGCAACGACGACTCCCCCGACTCGACTGACACCGACGCAGAATCGAGCCTCCCGGCCGACGCAGAGGCGGAAACAGACTCCAACGCGAGAACCGACGGCGCCGGCACCGACCGCTACCTGCGAATGGAGGACGTCCCCGAGACGGCTCCTGATCCGAATCTAACCTGGCAACAGCGCCTCGCCGACGCGGTTCCCACGAGACGGAGAACTCTGAAGTACGCTGTCGCGATTACCGTCGCCGTTCTCTGGATCGTTCCGTTTCTCGGCCTGTTCATGGCGTCGATCCGGCCGCTCCCGGAGATTATCGGCGGCTGGTGGCACCTAGAGGGGATGACGATTACCTTCGAGAACTACGTCCAGGCCTGGAACTACAGCACCGCCCCGCTGAGTCAGGCGCTGCTCAATACGTTCCTCGTCACGATCCCTGCCGTACTCGTCGTCATGCTCCTCGGCGTGATGGCGGCGTACCCCTTCGCCCGGTTCGAGTTTCCGCTGAAGACGACGCTGTTTTTCCTCATCCTGCTGGTGATGGCTGCGCCCCCAGAACTGGTCGCGATGGGCAACTACAACGCCCTGCGGGAGATGGGGCTGTTCGACACCTATATGGGGCTGATACTGATCCACATCGGCTGGGGACTGGGCTGGGTCGTCCTCTTCCTCCGGAACTACCTGCTCGGGATTCCAAAGGAGCTAGAGGAGGCCGCGCGCATCGACGGCGCCTCGCGCTACCAGATCTTCCGGACGATCATCCTCCCGCTGTCGACGCCAGCGCTCGTCTCGGTCGCGGTCATCCAGTTCACCTGGGTCTGGAACGCCTTCTTCTTCCCGCTGGTGTTCATGCGCTCGCCAGAACTCTACCTCGCGCCACAGGTTCTCCCGCTGATGCGCGGGCGCATCCAGGTCGAGTGGGGGATGATCGCTGCGGGATCGATCCTGACGATGGCCGTGCCCGTGCTCTTGTTCCTGATACTGGAGCGGTACTACAAGCGTGGGATGGTCGCCGCCGTGGCGGACTGA
- a CDS encoding sugar ABC transporter permease → MSLRDRFESADTDRDLGIGLDIDREKAIAIIVFLVPGLTLFGIFSVGPIVYSAIGSFYAWDTFTMENFVGFDNWTRSLTDPLIVHWSNIQEFRYPMGALTHNLLWVVVHVPASTFLGLGLALLFADLKGRRILRSMVFVGFTVPPIVIGLVLLFVYDPQAGIFNEVLRVLGQDQWVRNWTQSPQVAIYALIAGGIWVHTGFSMLLYSSSLSAIDPSLIESAKVDGAGPWRRFWDIIWPLVKPVTAVVVIMGIIWVMRMFDIVYAAGGAAGGPNHAYSVLGIEVYRAAFRPEIDYGMAMVVALIQLFIVAPLALYIARMR, encoded by the coding sequence ATGAGCTTACGAGACAGATTCGAATCCGCCGACACCGATCGTGACCTGGGAATCGGTCTGGATATCGACCGCGAGAAAGCGATCGCTATCATTGTGTTTCTGGTCCCTGGCCTCACGCTTTTCGGGATCTTCTCCGTCGGACCGATCGTCTACTCCGCGATCGGGAGCTTCTACGCATGGGACACGTTCACGATGGAGAATTTCGTCGGATTCGACAACTGGACCCGATCGCTCACCGATCCACTCATCGTCCACTGGTCGAATATTCAGGAGTTTCGGTATCCGATGGGCGCGCTCACCCACAATCTCCTGTGGGTCGTCGTCCACGTCCCCGCGAGCACCTTCCTCGGCCTCGGGCTGGCGCTGCTGTTTGCGGACCTGAAGGGGCGGCGCATCCTCCGGTCGATGGTGTTTGTGGGCTTTACCGTCCCGCCGATCGTCATCGGACTAGTTCTGCTGTTCGTCTACGATCCTCAGGCCGGGATCTTCAACGAGGTGCTTCGGGTGCTCGGACAGGACCAGTGGGTCCGCAACTGGACGCAGTCGCCACAGGTAGCGATCTACGCACTCATCGCGGGCGGGATCTGGGTTCACACCGGCTTTAGCATGCTGCTGTACAGTTCGTCGCTTTCGGCCATCGATCCGTCTCTGATCGAGTCGGCCAAAGTCGACGGTGCTGGCCCGTGGCGGCGGTTCTGGGACATTATCTGGCCGTTGGTGAAGCCGGTGACCGCCGTCGTCGTCATTATGGGCATCATCTGGGTGATGCGCATGTTCGACATCGTCTACGCGGCCGGCGGCGCGGCAGGCGGACCGAACCACGCGTATTCCGTACTTGGAATCGAGGTGTACCGAGCCGCCTTCCGGCCGGAAATAGACTACGGGATGGCAATGGTCGTGGCGCTGATTCAGCTGTTCATCGTCGCGCCACTCGCACTGTACATCGCCCGCATGAGGTAA
- a CDS encoding ABC transporter ATP-binding protein, with the protein MEGVSKYFDVGGTVANYRLSLEVEDGEFLAFLGPSGCGKTTALRLIAGLEQPSEGAIYFDDERVDGRSSSDRNVAMVFQNYALYPHMTVAENIGYPLKVRGFSPDERDQKVEEVTALLHIEDQVDKKPAALSGGQRQRVALARAIVREPTVFLLDEPLSNLDAKLRQEMRIELKRLQNELDITTIYVTHNQEEAMSMADRVVVMNQGTIQQIAPPKELYERPRTAWVARFIGSPPMNLFRGTRQNGAIDLGEAGSVEIAGLLPADEAIVGADGDEAVLETGGNEASTTGVVTHGTRGDVSLGVRPEDLTVATTKPSSGHAIAGTVDTIEPLGEYDLVNVSVNDQIVHTKVSESTVRRGDPVYLTFDDGDAYLYDADGTLVGGHS; encoded by the coding sequence ATGGAGGGCGTTAGCAAATACTTCGATGTGGGGGGCACCGTCGCGAACTACCGGCTCTCGCTCGAGGTCGAAGACGGCGAGTTTCTCGCCTTTCTCGGACCGTCGGGCTGTGGCAAGACGACGGCGCTTCGGCTCATTGCCGGCCTCGAACAGCCTTCCGAGGGGGCGATCTACTTCGACGACGAGCGCGTCGACGGGCGGTCGTCGAGCGATCGGAACGTCGCGATGGTCTTCCAGAACTACGCGCTGTACCCACACATGACTGTCGCAGAGAACATCGGCTATCCGCTGAAGGTTCGTGGCTTCTCGCCCGACGAACGCGATCAGAAGGTCGAGGAGGTAACTGCGTTGTTACACATCGAAGATCAGGTCGACAAGAAGCCGGCGGCGCTCTCGGGTGGACAGCGCCAGCGAGTCGCGCTGGCCCGTGCGATCGTCCGCGAGCCGACGGTGTTTCTCTTAGACGAGCCGCTGTCGAACTTAGACGCGAAGCTCCGCCAGGAGATGCGCATCGAGTTAAAACGCCTCCAGAACGAGCTCGACATCACGACGATCTACGTCACGCACAACCAGGAGGAGGCGATGAGCATGGCCGACCGGGTTGTGGTCATGAACCAGGGGACGATTCAGCAGATCGCCCCGCCGAAGGAACTCTACGAGCGTCCGCGAACGGCGTGGGTCGCCCGATTTATCGGTTCACCGCCGATGAACCTGTTTCGAGGGACGCGCCAAAATGGGGCAATCGATCTCGGCGAGGCGGGATCCGTCGAGATTGCCGGCCTCTTGCCCGCCGACGAAGCCATCGTTGGGGCCGACGGCGACGAGGCTGTCCTGGAGACTGGCGGGAACGAGGCGAGTACGACCGGCGTGGTGACCCACGGTACGCGCGGTGACGTCTCGCTCGGCGTTCGGCCCGAGGATCTCACCGTCGCTACCACGAAACCGTCGTCGGGACACGCGATTGCGGGGACTGTCGACACGATCGAACCGCTCGGTGAGTACGACCTCGTCAACGTCTCTGTCAACGACCAGATCGTCCACACCAAGGTATCTGAGTCGACCGTCCGACGGGGCGACCCCGTCTATCTGACGTTCGACGACGGCGACGCGTACCTCTATGACGCAGATGGGACACTGGTCGGAGGGCACAGCTGA
- a CDS encoding 4-phosphopantoate--beta-alanine ligase, translating into MSEHDPAPAEVDHEEELPEEHPRYQDLLTRHRIEAGVRKGITHLQGMHAEGRGSAFDYLLGEETIPSADAAERAAAANLLLAEKPVLSINGNVAALVPGEMVALAEAVDADLEINLFNRTPERIDAIADHLREHGATDVKGIEADARIPNLEHERAKVDSAGIHAADVVLVPLEDGDRAEALSAMGKTEIVIDLNPLSRSPQVADVPIVDNIIRAVPNVTARARELADADPEELREIVDGFDPEAALEDAETRIRSGTLA; encoded by the coding sequence GTGAGCGAGCACGATCCTGCGCCCGCCGAGGTCGACCACGAAGAGGAGCTTCCCGAAGAGCACCCGCGGTACCAGGACCTGCTCACGCGCCACCGGATCGAGGCGGGGGTCAGGAAGGGGATCACGCACCTCCAGGGGATGCACGCCGAGGGGCGAGGGAGTGCCTTCGACTATCTGCTGGGCGAGGAGACGATCCCGAGCGCCGACGCCGCCGAGCGCGCCGCCGCCGCCAACCTGCTGCTCGCCGAGAAACCGGTCCTCTCGATCAACGGCAACGTCGCCGCGCTCGTCCCCGGCGAGATGGTCGCGCTCGCTGAGGCCGTCGACGCCGACCTCGAAATCAATCTCTTCAACCGGACGCCCGAGCGAATCGACGCCATCGCTGATCACCTACGAGAGCACGGCGCCACGGATGTGAAGGGGATCGAGGCCGACGCACGGATTCCAAATCTCGAGCACGAACGCGCGAAGGTCGATTCAGCTGGCATCCACGCCGCAGACGTCGTCCTCGTCCCCTTAGAGGACGGCGACCGGGCGGAGGCGCTGTCGGCGATGGGGAAAACCGAGATCGTGATCGACCTCAATCCCCTCTCGCGATCCCCGCAGGTCGCAGACGTCCCGATCGTCGACAACATCATCCGAGCAGTCCCGAACGTGACTGCCCGCGCGCGCGAGCTGGCGGACGCCGATCCCGAGGAACTCCGTGAGATCGTCGACGGGTTCGACCCCGAGGCGGCGCTCGAAGACGCCGAAACGCGGATCCGGTCGGGAACGCTCGCCTAA
- a CDS encoding tyrosine--tRNA ligase encodes MDAYELITRNAEEVVTDEEVRELAEDPAGKRAYVGYEPSGVLHVGHLLTANKLIDLQEAGMEVVVLLADVHAYLNGKGSFEEIQEIAEQMQAQFVAYGLDEEQTEFVYGSEFQLDEEFTLDVHQLSLSTTMNRAQRAMADLQSGEVAKVSHLTYPLMQCLDIEYLDVDLAVGGLDQRKVHMLAREELPDLGYDARPCLHTPIVADLTSGEGKMSSSEGVTISMEDSTEDLEEKVNSAFCPPTRDPEGDLENPVLELFEYHVFPRFEEVVVERPEKYGGDLTYEVYEDLAADLESGELHPADAKGTLATYLDELIAPGREALRELRA; translated from the coding sequence ATGGACGCGTACGAGCTGATCACGCGAAACGCCGAGGAGGTCGTCACCGACGAGGAGGTGCGCGAGCTGGCCGAAGATCCCGCCGGTAAACGCGCCTACGTCGGCTACGAGCCCTCAGGGGTTCTCCACGTCGGGCACCTGCTGACGGCGAACAAGCTAATCGACCTCCAGGAGGCCGGGATGGAGGTCGTCGTCTTGCTCGCTGACGTCCACGCCTACTTAAACGGAAAGGGGAGCTTCGAGGAGATTCAGGAGATCGCCGAGCAGATGCAGGCGCAGTTCGTCGCCTACGGGTTAGACGAGGAACAGACGGAGTTCGTCTACGGGTCGGAGTTCCAACTCGACGAGGAGTTTACCCTCGACGTCCACCAGCTCTCGCTGTCGACGACGATGAACCGTGCCCAGCGCGCGATGGCCGACCTCCAGTCCGGCGAGGTCGCGAAGGTGAGCCACCTCACCTACCCGCTGATGCAGTGTCTGGACATCGAGTACCTGGATGTCGACCTCGCAGTCGGCGGCTTAGATCAGCGCAAGGTCCACATGCTCGCCCGCGAAGAACTGCCCGACCTCGGCTACGACGCGCGTCCCTGCTTACATACCCCGATCGTCGCTGACCTCACCTCCGGCGAGGGGAAGATGTCCTCGAGTGAGGGCGTCACGATCTCGATGGAGGACTCGACGGAGGACCTCGAGGAGAAGGTCAACTCGGCGTTCTGTCCGCCGACGCGCGATCCCGAGGGCGACCTCGAGAACCCAGTCCTCGAGCTGTTCGAGTACCACGTCTTCCCGCGCTTCGAGGAGGTCGTCGTCGAGCGCCCCGAGAAGTACGGCGGCGATCTCACCTACGAGGTCTACGAGGACCTCGCCGCAGATCTCGAGTCTGGCGAACTCCACCCCGCAGACGCGAAGGGAACGCTCGCGACGTATTTAGACGAGTTGATCGCGCCCGGACGGGAAGCGCTCAGAGAGCTTCGCGCGTAG
- a CDS encoding ZIP family metal transporter encodes MSDVWTVLAITTVAGLATGLGAIPVFVRTRVSHRVYDAALGLAAGMMISASAFALIMPGLEIGTVTEVVAGVLVGGVGLLIANRLFPHVHAHYNRWTGHGGGPDTEPAAADALRRAVLIGGAITLHNAPEGLAIGVAFASGLEGVGLAVAVVIALQNVPDGFAFAVPMAETGLSRPRVLLYTALSGAVPQVVAALAGFLLVEFIDGLFPLAAGFAAGAMIAVVFREMVPQSHGHGYADAATAAFLAGFSLLVVVDVLLVV; translated from the coding sequence ATGAGCGACGTCTGGACGGTGCTCGCGATCACGACGGTGGCAGGGCTGGCGACGGGGCTGGGCGCGATTCCCGTCTTTGTTCGCACCCGAGTCAGCCACCGGGTTTACGACGCTGCCCTCGGGCTCGCTGCAGGTATGATGATCTCGGCGTCGGCGTTTGCGCTCATCATGCCGGGTCTGGAAATCGGCACCGTCACAGAGGTCGTGGCCGGCGTGCTCGTCGGTGGCGTGGGGCTGCTGATCGCGAACCGGCTGTTCCCGCACGTCCACGCCCACTACAACCGGTGGACCGGCCACGGCGGTGGGCCGGACACCGAGCCGGCAGCCGCCGACGCGCTCCGACGTGCGGTCCTGATCGGCGGCGCGATCACGCTACACAACGCACCCGAGGGACTGGCGATTGGGGTTGCCTTCGCCTCGGGTCTCGAGGGAGTCGGCCTCGCCGTGGCCGTCGTCATCGCCCTCCAGAACGTTCCCGACGGCTTCGCCTTCGCGGTCCCGATGGCCGAGACCGGGCTCTCTCGCCCGCGAGTACTGCTGTACACGGCACTCTCGGGAGCGGTTCCGCAGGTGGTCGCCGCGCTAGCTGGCTTCCTGCTCGTCGAGTTCATCGACGGCCTCTTTCCGCTCGCAGCCGGGTTCGCCGCCGGTGCGATGATCGCGGTCGTCTTCCGCGAGATGGTCCCACAGAGCCACGGCCACGGGTATGCCGACGCGGCGACGGCCGCATTTCTCGCGGGTTTTTCGCTGCTGGTCGTCGTCGACGTGCTGCTTGTCGTCTGA
- a CDS encoding DoxX family protein — MSTTTQNRLESRYGGVTLAGEPHALSAWFVVALRLTMGLAFLGAGLGKVTGEAFNASGYLMGAEGPIAGVFTAMAANPALMDVINVVVPATQLMIGLALIAGAFVRLAALGGAMQMAMFYLASWDVAGPLGFVNSDLVYLIVFLAIAALGAGRILGLDRFIERIDVGGQALIERFPAARYVLG, encoded by the coding sequence ATGTCGACAACAACTCAAAACCGGCTCGAAAGCCGGTACGGCGGTGTCACGCTCGCAGGCGAACCCCACGCGTTGAGCGCGTGGTTCGTGGTCGCGCTTCGGCTGACGATGGGGCTTGCGTTCCTCGGCGCGGGACTGGGGAAGGTGACTGGCGAGGCGTTCAACGCCAGCGGCTACCTCATGGGCGCGGAAGGGCCCATCGCGGGCGTCTTCACCGCGATGGCTGCGAACCCGGCGCTGATGGACGTCATCAACGTTGTCGTGCCAGCAACCCAGCTCATGATCGGTCTCGCGCTGATCGCGGGCGCGTTCGTCCGCCTGGCGGCGCTTGGCGGCGCGATGCAGATGGCGATGTTCTACCTCGCCAGCTGGGACGTCGCGGGCCCGCTGGGCTTCGTCAACAGTGACCTGGTCTACTTGATCGTCTTCCTGGCGATCGCGGCGCTGGGTGCGGGTCGAATCCTCGGCCTGGATCGGTTCATTGAGCGCATCGACGTCGGCGGACAGGCGCTCATCGAGCGCTTCCCCGCGGCGCGATACGTCCTCGGTTGA
- a CDS encoding biotin--[acetyl-CoA-carboxylase] ligase — translation MNETRRSIVEALADGPVGGPTLAEELDISRAAVWKHVEALREAGFEIESGPDGYRLADVTAYNGPTVEYGLEAPFTVEYHDAIESTNDRARELATAGATDTVVLTDVQTGGRGRLGREWTGPSGGVWLSVVCRPQIAPPRAPLYTLAAAVATAQAAREVGVDARIKWPNDVVVPDEEAGDGSYRKLSGILTEMEGETDRIEWLVVGPGVNVNIDADELPDGATSVRAEVGDVDRRRFVQRLLETFHEQCEDVDGIVATWRELALTLGQRVRVNRPGGAVVGEAVDVTDSGALVVETSSGRVTVAAGDCEHLRPT, via the coding sequence ATGAACGAGACGCGGCGATCGATCGTCGAGGCGCTCGCGGATGGTCCGGTAGGGGGACCGACACTCGCCGAGGAGCTCGACATCTCGCGGGCGGCCGTCTGGAAGCACGTCGAAGCGCTCCGGGAGGCTGGCTTCGAAATCGAGAGCGGACCGGATGGCTATCGACTCGCAGACGTCACGGCTTACAACGGCCCCACCGTCGAGTACGGGCTCGAGGCACCGTTTACCGTCGAGTATCACGACGCAATCGAGAGCACCAACGACCGCGCACGGGAACTCGCGACCGCGGGCGCCACCGACACGGTCGTCCTCACGGACGTCCAGACCGGCGGTCGGGGACGGCTCGGCCGCGAGTGGACGGGGCCCTCGGGCGGCGTCTGGCTAAGCGTCGTCTGCCGACCACAGATTGCGCCGCCGAGAGCGCCGCTGTACACGCTTGCGGCCGCCGTGGCGACCGCCCAGGCAGCCCGAGAGGTAGGCGTAGACGCGCGAATCAAGTGGCCAAACGACGTCGTGGTACCGGACGAGGAAGCCGGTGACGGCTCCTATCGGAAGCTCTCGGGAATCCTCACCGAGATGGAAGGCGAGACCGACCGTATCGAGTGGCTCGTCGTCGGCCCTGGCGTCAACGTCAACATTGACGCCGACGAGCTCCCCGACGGGGCGACCAGCGTCCGAGCGGAAGTCGGCGATGTGGATCGGCGGCGGTTCGTCCAGCGGTTGCTCGAGACGTTCCACGAGCAGTGTGAGGACGTAGACGGCATCGTGGCGACCTGGCGTGAACTCGCGCTCACGCTCGGCCAGCGCGTGCGGGTCAACCGCCCCGGTGGAGCTGTCGTCGGCGAGGCCGTCGACGTCACGGACTCCGGAGCCCTCGTCGTCGAAACGAGCTCGGGGCGGGTCACGGTTGCCGCGGGCGACTGTGAGCACCTGCGACCGACGTAG
- a CDS encoding universal stress protein, which produces MYDRILVPTDGSAEGERALSYAAELARTHGASIRAIYVVDTASYGGLPMETAWEGITDALHEEGRAAVSRVAELAPDDVTVETDVIEGAPSRAIIEEAGSGDYDLVVMGTHGRGGIDRLLLGSVTERVVRKAPIPVLTVRLDDEVATRIIRSHEIEGDHPTDRTTTLE; this is translated from the coding sequence ATGTACGACCGCATCCTCGTCCCGACCGACGGCTCCGCGGAAGGCGAGCGCGCGCTCTCGTACGCCGCCGAGCTCGCGCGCACGCACGGTGCCTCGATCCGGGCGATCTACGTCGTCGACACCGCCAGCTACGGCGGGCTGCCGATGGAGACTGCCTGGGAAGGGATTACGGATGCGCTCCACGAGGAAGGACGCGCAGCCGTCTCCCGGGTCGCGGAGCTCGCTCCGGACGACGTCACGGTCGAGACCGACGTTATCGAGGGCGCGCCCAGCCGCGCTATTATCGAGGAGGCCGGCTCGGGGGACTACGATCTAGTGGTGATGGGAACGCACGGCCGCGGTGGGATCGACCGGCTGCTGCTGGGAAGCGTCACCGAACGAGTCGTCCGGAAGGCGCCAATTCCCGTTCTCACCGTCCGCCTCGACGACGAGGTGGCAACGCGGATTATCCGCTCACACGAGATCGAAGGCGACCACCCCACGGATCGGACGACGACGCTCGAGTAG
- a CDS encoding amidohydrolase family protein, producing MERTGTILRGRELDPVEGRIVVGDDGRIEHIEEESVDSDDIIFPAFVNAHTHVGDSIAKEAGGGLSLEELVAPPDGLKHRLLRNASRRELVSAMRQSLRYMQRSGTAACLDFREGGVVGVRALREAATGLDVEALAFARGSVEAMEEGDGFGASGANDGVFDSERTATREAGKPFGIHAGEADASDINPALDLDPDFLVHVVHPEPLHLERIADSEVPIVVCPRSNLVTGVGVPPLADLLERTTVALGTDNVMLNAPSMFREMEFCAKLTDVPAAEILRMATVNGAELVGREYGVLEAGRPARLTVLDGDSPNLAGYRDPVRTVVRRAGVADVSEVLLAE from the coding sequence ATGGAACGCACGGGCACGATCCTCCGGGGGAGGGAGTTAGATCCCGTCGAAGGACGGATCGTCGTCGGCGACGACGGCCGGATCGAGCATATCGAGGAGGAGTCGGTCGATAGCGACGACATCATCTTTCCGGCATTCGTCAACGCACACACGCACGTCGGCGACTCGATCGCCAAGGAGGCCGGCGGTGGCCTCTCGCTCGAAGAGCTGGTCGCGCCGCCGGACGGACTGAAACACCGCCTCCTCCGGAACGCCTCGCGCCGGGAGCTGGTCTCGGCGATGCGCCAGTCACTGCGGTACATGCAGCGTTCGGGAACCGCAGCCTGCCTCGACTTTCGCGAGGGCGGCGTCGTCGGCGTTCGCGCGCTCCGCGAGGCCGCCACCGGGCTCGACGTCGAGGCGCTCGCGTTCGCGCGCGGTTCGGTCGAAGCGATGGAGGAAGGCGACGGATTCGGTGCGAGCGGCGCCAACGACGGCGTCTTCGATAGCGAGCGAACGGCGACCCGGGAGGCGGGCAAACCCTTCGGCATCCACGCTGGCGAGGCCGACGCGAGCGACATCAACCCCGCGCTCGATCTGGACCCGGATTTCCTCGTCCACGTCGTCCACCCCGAACCGCTTCACCTAGAACGGATCGCCGACAGTGAGGTTCCGATCGTCGTCTGCCCGCGATCGAACCTCGTTACCGGCGTCGGCGTCCCGCCGCTTGCAGACCTCTTAGAGCGAACCACCGTCGCGCTCGGGACGGACAACGTGATGCTCAACGCGCCGTCGATGTTCCGCGAGATGGAGTTCTGCGCGAAGCTCACGGACGTTCCAGCCGCCGAGATCCTGCGCATGGCGACGGTAAACGGCGCGGAACTCGTCGGTCGGGAGTACGGCGTACTCGAGGCAGGCCGACCGGCTCGCCTGACCGTCCTCGATGGCGACTCGCCGAATCTGGCTGGCTATCGGGATCCCGTCCGGACCGTGGTCAGACGCGCGGGCGTGGCCGACGTCAGCGAGGTCCTTCTCGCAGAGTGA